The window CATTCATGGACCGTTCTGTCCTGGAAGCCGATCCCCATGCCGTTCTGGAAGGCATGGCCATCTGCGCCAAATCGATCGATGCTAACGAAGGATATCTTTACGTCCGCGCCGAGTATCCTCTGGCTATCAAACGTTTGAACCAGGCCATTGAGCAGGCCAGAAGCTATGGCCTTTTGGGGAAGGATATCTTTGGAACGGGGTTTGACTTCGACGCTTTTGTTTACCCGGGGGCGGGGGCCTTCGTTTGCGGAGAATCCACGGCTCTCATGTTTTCCCTGGAAGGGAAGAGAGGAATGCCCAGAGCCAAACCCCCCCGCTCTGCCGAAGCCGGCCTCTGGGGTCAGCCTACGGTATTAAACAATGTGGAGACCTTCGCCAACGTGCCCCGGATTATCCTTAACGGGGCCAAGTGGTTCAATAGCCTGGGAACGGAGAAGAGCAAGGGAACCAAGGTTTTTTCTTTAGCTGGGTCCGTAAATAATATCGGCTTGGTTGAGGTCCCCATGGGCATCACCCTTCGTTCGATCGTTTTTGACATCGGGGAAGGGATCAAGGACCGGAAGAAGTTCAAGGCTGCCCAACTGGGAGGGCCGTCGGGTGGGTTTGTCCCCGAACACCTTCTGGATACGCCGGTAGATTACGAATCTCTGGAGGCCACAGGGGCAATTATGGGCTCTGGGGGGATCGTCATCTGCGACGAATCCACTTGTATGGTGGACTCCGCCCGATTCTTTACCAACTTCTGCGTGGAGGAATCCTGCGGGAAATGCGTCCCCTGCCGGATCGGGTTGACGGTCATGCTCCACAAGCTTGAGGGTATTGTGGGAGGCAAAGGCCAGGAAGGGGACGTGGAGTTCTTAGAAGACTTAGGCCGGCACATTGTAAGGATGTCCCATTGCGGACTCGGGCAATCTGCCCCTAACCCGGTGCTCTCGAGCATCCGCCACTTCCGGCATGAGTACGATCAACACATCAAGGACAAACATTGTTCCTCCTTAGTCTGTACGGCCTTGATTCGCTTCGAAGTAAATCCGGAAAAGTGCAAGATGTGCGGCCTCTGTCTCAAGGCTTGCCCGAGTGACGCCGTAACCTGGGAAAAAAAGCAGCCGGCGAAGATCAACCAGGAACTTTGTACCAAGTGTAAGTCCTGTATTCGGGCCTGTAAATTCTGGGCAATTGGGTAATACCTTTACCACAGAGCACAC is drawn from Deltaproteobacteria bacterium and contains these coding sequences:
- a CDS encoding NADH-ubiquinone oxidoreductase-F iron-sulfur binding region domain-containing protein → FMDRSVLEADPHAVLEGMAICAKSIDANEGYLYVRAEYPLAIKRLNQAIEQARSYGLLGKDIFGTGFDFDAFVYPGAGAFVCGESTALMFSLEGKRGMPRAKPPRSAEAGLWGQPTVLNNVETFANVPRIILNGAKWFNSLGTEKSKGTKVFSLAGSVNNIGLVEVPMGITLRSIVFDIGEGIKDRKKFKAAQLGGPSGGFVPEHLLDTPVDYESLEATGAIMGSGGIVICDESTCMVDSARFFTNFCVEESCGKCVPCRIGLTVMLHKLEGIVGGKGQEGDVEFLEDLGRHIVRMSHCGLGQSAPNPVLSSIRHFRHEYDQHIKDKHCSSLVCTALIRFEVNPEKCKMCGLCLKACPSDAVTWEKKQPAKINQELCTKCKSCIRACKFWAIG